GTTGAGCGCCACCAGGCGCTCCAGGACCTCCTCGTCCGCAAGCGTCGCCGGCCAGCCGTAGGCCTCGAACACCGCCGCGTCGAGCTCGTCGTGGAGCTCGCGCAGCACCGATACCAGCCCCTGCTCGTGGATCGTGCGCTCGGCCGAAGTCAGGGGCTCGCCCGAGCGCAGCTTGGCGAGCACGTTGTACATGCCGGTGAGGGCGAGCTTGGGGTGGAGCGCCCGCTGGCGCTTGCGATGAGCATCGAGCCGCTCGGCCAGGGCGCGGATGCGGTTCGGTAGGGCGCTCTCGCCGAGAGCGCCGGAGCCCTGCGGACGGCTCGGCGAGCCGTCCCTACCCCTGCCCCGCGCAGTAGAGCCCCTACGTCGATTCCCTGAATTTCGCCATCAGAACGGCCTGCATCCGCGCCGTCACTTCCCTTCGGTCGTGGCCCTCCCGAAGCCGGCGGCCCAGCTCCCGGCCGGCGGCGGCCGCGGCCTTCATCACCTCGGGCTTTTTGGTCACCCGGGGAATCATCTCCTCCGTGATCTTCACGCCCTCGCCGAAAAGGAGCCGCGGCACGCCCACGCCGCAGGTCTCCCCGTACCCGCAGGAGAAACAAGAGGCAGCGCCCTGGCCGTCCGCTTTCGCCACGGTCTCGACAAAGTTGTAGAGGAAGAATTTCTCGATCTCGGCGGTGCAGGGGGCCCCCGAAGACCCGCCTACCCCGACCGCGACGCCGAGCTTGCCCCACAGGGCGTCTCCCTCCTGGTGGCGGAATTGGTAC
The genomic region above belongs to Thermodesulfobacteriota bacterium and contains:
- a CDS encoding flavodoxin family protein, encoding MKILGIVGSSRREQESGVYVLVRTALEATGFDHELVHLRGKSIGGCIACLGCVADNVCKVQDDLAPLREKIVAADAYVVGSPNYYTGLNALTHAFLERWYQFRHQEGDALWGKLGVAVGVGGSSGAPCTAEIEKFFLYNFVETVAKADGQGAASCFSCGYGETCGVGVPRLLFGEGVKITEEMIPRVTKKPEVMKAAAAAGRELGRRLREGHDRREVTARMQAVLMAKFREST